A region from the Terriglobia bacterium genome encodes:
- a CDS encoding N-acetylneuraminate synthase family protein yields the protein MNQHEFMLGGKPIGASSRVLVIAEIGINHDGSLEQALRLIDAAAGCGADAVKFQTFRAERLMVESRGRFAQQGECGESAYEMFRRLELSWEGHERLKARADSRGVLFLSTPFDEDSADFLDALGVPAFKIASSDLTHLPLLRHLARKRKPLLLSTGMSYLHEVEEAVCTLQSCGAPDIALLHCVSTYPAPPDTLNLRTIQTLHEHFHLPAGFSDHSEGIFFSLLAAALGARVLEKHFTLDRTGAGPDHKVSIEPRELRELVARLAVVDASLGTGRKHPTKEEEQSRMLSRRSIVAATDIAIHQTVQPWMLTCKRPAGGIDPREVDRVTGMQARRKIAKDSILYWEDLVPAHCAKAADRETASTMPQGQPSASTP from the coding sequence ATGAACCAGCATGAGTTCATGTTGGGAGGGAAGCCGATCGGTGCTTCCTCCAGGGTTCTTGTGATTGCCGAGATCGGCATCAACCATGATGGCAGCCTGGAGCAGGCGCTGAGGCTTATCGATGCTGCGGCTGGCTGTGGCGCCGACGCGGTGAAGTTCCAGACTTTCCGGGCCGAGCGGCTGATGGTGGAATCCCGCGGCCGGTTTGCTCAGCAGGGCGAATGCGGTGAGTCGGCATATGAGATGTTCAGGCGATTGGAGCTCTCCTGGGAGGGTCACGAGAGATTGAAGGCGCGAGCCGACAGCCGGGGTGTGCTCTTTCTCTCAACCCCCTTTGACGAGGACAGTGCAGATTTTCTGGACGCTCTCGGCGTCCCCGCGTTCAAAATTGCGTCGTCCGACCTGACCCACCTGCCGCTGCTGCGTCACCTGGCCCGCAAACGCAAACCATTGCTGCTTTCGACAGGCATGTCCTACCTGCACGAGGTGGAGGAGGCCGTCTGCACGCTGCAATCGTGCGGGGCGCCGGACATTGCGCTGCTACACTGCGTCTCGACTTACCCCGCTCCGCCGGACACGCTGAATCTGAGGACCATACAGACGCTGCACGAGCACTTCCATCTGCCCGCGGGATTTTCCGACCATAGCGAGGGCATCTTTTTCTCCCTGCTTGCTGCAGCTCTGGGCGCGAGGGTGTTGGAGAAGCACTTCACCCTGGACCGGACGGGCGCGGGTCCCGATCACAAGGTCAGCATCGAGCCGAGGGAACTCCGCGAACTGGTCGCCCGTCTCGCAGTTGTGGATGCGAGCCTGGGGACAGGGCGCAAGCATCCCACCAAAGAGGAAGAGCAGAGCCGGATGCTGAGCCGGCGCAGCATCGTGGCTGCGACGGATATCGCCATTCATCAAACCGTTCAGCCTTGGATGCTCACGTGCAAACGCCCTGCCGGGGGCATCGACCCGCGTGAGGTTGACCGCGTGACGGGCATGCAGGCGCGCCGCAAAATCGCCAAAGACAGTATCCTGTACTGGGAGGATCTGGTACCGGCGCACTGCGCGAAAGCGGCGGACAGGGAAACGGCATCGACGATGCCTCAGGGACAGCCAAGCGCCTCCACACCATGA
- the fliS gene encoding flagellar export chaperone FliS, translated as MPYSQAHRYQEVEIKTASPTELVVLLYDAAIAGLQKAQERLAAHDIAGRVRCLNKVTSILTELQANLNFEAGGGIASSLERLYRYMKDLVFRANLQQDTAPLKECVKLLCSLRSAWAEVAQAEKGKARPDGAAAATTAPAAPALSMATPGPAASALANLNITA; from the coding sequence ATGCCGTACAGCCAGGCTCATCGATACCAGGAGGTCGAGATCAAGACCGCAAGTCCGACTGAGCTCGTGGTCCTGCTCTACGATGCCGCCATCGCTGGTCTCCAGAAAGCGCAGGAGCGCCTCGCCGCCCATGACATTGCCGGCCGCGTCCGCTGCCTCAACAAAGTGACATCGATCCTCACCGAGCTGCAGGCAAACCTCAATTTCGAAGCAGGTGGGGGAATTGCCTCTTCCCTGGAGCGCCTTTATCGCTACATGAAGGACCTCGTCTTTCGGGCGAACCTGCAACAGGACACAGCACCCTTGAAGGAATGCGTAAAGCTGCTGTGCAGCCTGCGCAGCGCCTGGGCAGAGGTGGCTCAGGCCGAAAAAGGCAAGGCCAGGCCCGACGGCGCCGCGGCAGCCACAACCGCACCTGCCGCTCCCGCTCTGTCCATGGCAACCCCCGGGCCAGCTGCTTCCGCACTGGCAAACCTCAACATCACGGCCTAG
- the flgK gene encoding flagellar hook-associated protein FlgK, with protein MSSLFGSLGIARQALLAQQMGLDVTQNNIANVNTPGYARQRAEFVPGAAVLQYTYQNGSGVQLASIQSYRSRLLDHRVNDELQHQGEYDASSSALQQIEALFNESSGSGLQSTITGFFNSFSSLANAPEDATLRQQVLARGEQLGSRFRDLYAQVQAVQSQQDQAISATVAEINSVSANIARLNVEVEAARGALANENNLVDQRQQLVDRLAGLVDISYFENDSGSLTITTRQGALLVAGNQSNPWQAVTSPASSLLEIHAGGADITATIQSGKLGGQLKVRDTNLPSYLTALDDMAATIIGSVNQQHALGSDLNGNAGGDFFVPFVPVTPGSNLGAARAINVAIIDTDKIAAAGAGGGPGSNTNAQSLADIQNRLLLSGNSATVSQAYSNLIFQIGIDTQNSVDGLATQDHLVAQLQNQRDAASGVSLDEEAINLMRYQKAFEASARFISLIDTLTEDVINILGA; from the coding sequence ATGTCTTCACTTTTCGGCAGCTTGGGAATTGCCCGCCAGGCCCTCCTTGCCCAGCAGATGGGCCTCGACGTCACCCAGAACAACATCGCCAACGTAAACACACCCGGCTACGCGCGCCAGCGGGCCGAGTTCGTGCCCGGCGCCGCGGTGCTGCAGTACACATACCAGAATGGTTCCGGTGTGCAGCTGGCCTCAATCCAATCCTACCGCTCGCGGCTTCTCGACCATCGCGTCAACGATGAGCTTCAGCACCAGGGCGAGTATGATGCGTCCTCTTCAGCGTTGCAGCAGATCGAGGCTCTTTTCAACGAGAGCAGCGGTTCGGGGCTCCAATCGACAATTACCGGTTTCTTCAACAGTTTCAGCTCGCTGGCCAATGCGCCCGAGGATGCAACGCTGCGGCAACAGGTCCTGGCGCGCGGCGAACAGTTGGGCTCTCGGTTTCGTGATCTCTACGCGCAGGTGCAGGCGGTGCAGTCGCAGCAAGATCAGGCCATCTCGGCTACGGTTGCCGAGATCAACTCAGTTTCAGCGAATATCGCCAGGCTGAACGTCGAGGTTGAAGCTGCCCGCGGTGCCCTGGCAAACGAAAATAACCTGGTTGATCAGCGACAGCAACTGGTGGACCGCCTGGCGGGGCTTGTCGACATATCCTATTTCGAAAACGACTCCGGGAGTCTCACGATCACGACGCGCCAGGGAGCCCTCCTGGTCGCCGGGAACCAAAGCAATCCCTGGCAGGCCGTAACGTCTCCTGCCAGCAGTCTGCTTGAGATTCACGCCGGCGGCGCGGACATCACTGCCACAATTCAGTCCGGCAAGCTCGGCGGTCAGCTCAAAGTGCGTGATACGAACTTGCCTTCCTACCTGACGGCACTCGATGACATGGCGGCTACCATCATCGGGAGCGTGAACCAGCAGCATGCGTTGGGATCCGATCTCAATGGTAATGCCGGGGGCGATTTCTTTGTCCCATTTGTGCCGGTGACGCCGGGCTCCAATCTCGGGGCTGCGCGCGCCATCAATGTTGCGATCATCGATACCGACAAGATTGCCGCCGCCGGCGCCGGTGGCGGGCCGGGGTCCAACACCAACGCGCAAAGCCTTGCAGACATCCAGAACCGATTGCTCTTGTCAGGAAACAGCGCGACCGTGAGCCAGGCTTACTCCAACCTCATTTTCCAGATAGGAATAGATACGCAAAACAGCGTGGACGGACTTGCGACCCAGGATCATCTGGTTGCACAGCTGCAAAATCAGCGGGATGCCGCTTCCGGCGTCAGCCTGGATGAGGAGGCCATCAACCTGATGCGTTACCAGAAGGCCTTTGAGGCCAGCGCCCGATTCATCAGCCTCATCGACACTCTGACTGAAGACGTGATCAATATCCTTGGAGCATAA
- a CDS encoding flagellar protein FlaG, which produces MAGEISIITGAFADAFQSPATASANRSGSQRPVAPPGAQDAPDTSALHPKNDVEGLEDGQAEDKKLLQSKLERDPSELLADNTTLSFERDSEDGKMYLHVKDKRTGEEIYRIPQNYLKNVDSHLRQLHRVDVRI; this is translated from the coding sequence ATGGCAGGCGAAATCAGCATAATAACGGGAGCTTTCGCGGACGCCTTTCAGTCCCCTGCTACGGCGTCTGCCAATCGCTCCGGTTCTCAGCGCCCGGTTGCTCCACCCGGAGCACAGGACGCTCCCGATACGTCGGCGCTCCATCCGAAAAATGACGTCGAAGGTTTGGAGGACGGCCAGGCAGAAGATAAGAAGCTGCTCCAGTCGAAACTGGAACGCGATCCGAGCGAATTATTGGCCGATAACACCACGCTCTCCTTCGAGCGTGACAGCGAGGATGGCAAGATGTACCTTCACGTCAAGGATAAGCGCACGGGTGAGGAAATCTATCGGATTCCCCAGAATTATCTCAAAAATGTAGATTCTCATCTGCGGCAGCTTCACCGGGTGGACGTCCGAATCTAA
- a CDS encoding DUF115 domain-containing protein, translating to MDCLELNLAALAPRQPELARLLSGTDLTRLQLSPSRKGPPTAFYRRDAGDPVPLHSRYDPMPEARQSLKDLDLAEADYFVFLGFGLGYGLDALLERVAPETAHIFVVESDLEILLAALAARDLTSWLALPNIHFAWPAGGNELAQQWKQFFDPVQARKSVFISHPPSLVLKPGLFKAAAEIIKSQTLQIFTDINTLVGKAPVFLDNFITNFSRASSSPGVSAFARRFAGVPAVLVAAGPSLDRNIHELRPFQNQVLVLAADTALKPLLASGIEPHFVLSGDPGYENYLHLKDAVARETYLVAEATAYPETLASFNGRTILCRFENSSLRTLSELLASKGTLRAWGSVATMCLDFALLLGCDPVIFVGQDLAFSDGRTYCSGLHWEEQWFHEVGSPDAWQRRWAELRASNRIVVTEDLFGRPVETTDKLMAYWNWIGSEIEKHPEVNFINATEGGMLRDNLAVMSLHEALHRCGDKQHDLRDRIRRVFSKAASSGSIRGTVILAALEKESGQLEAVLAEGIQLCTAGNPALGQEDLARLERVNESLHTLSRLAPIIDSFNQLGNTQFLRRRAALGVRLHGPAGISELRGAYLEYFQSVARARTTIDDALRKLNEAVKGCTGRGAF from the coding sequence TTGGATTGCCTCGAACTCAATCTCGCAGCACTCGCACCCCGACAGCCGGAACTCGCCCGGCTCCTGAGCGGAACCGACCTCACGCGCCTGCAGCTTTCCCCGTCACGCAAAGGCCCGCCCACCGCTTTTTATCGCCGCGATGCCGGGGATCCCGTGCCGCTCCACAGCCGTTATGATCCGATGCCGGAAGCACGTCAGTCCCTGAAGGACCTTGACCTTGCTGAAGCGGACTATTTTGTCTTCCTGGGTTTTGGGCTCGGATACGGGCTGGATGCCCTGCTCGAAAGAGTGGCGCCAGAGACCGCGCACATCTTCGTGGTCGAATCGGATCTGGAGATCCTGCTCGCGGCACTTGCGGCGCGTGACCTGACATCATGGCTGGCGCTGCCGAACATCCACTTCGCCTGGCCTGCAGGGGGAAATGAGCTGGCACAGCAATGGAAACAGTTTTTTGATCCCGTGCAGGCGCGCAAGAGCGTATTCATCAGTCATCCACCTTCGCTCGTACTTAAACCGGGCCTGTTCAAAGCTGCTGCTGAAATCATAAAGAGCCAGACACTACAGATCTTCACCGACATCAACACGCTCGTGGGAAAAGCGCCCGTGTTCCTGGACAACTTCATAACCAACTTCTCCCGCGCTTCTTCGTCGCCCGGCGTCAGCGCTTTTGCACGCAGGTTCGCGGGTGTTCCCGCCGTGCTGGTCGCAGCAGGACCCTCCCTGGATCGGAACATTCACGAACTGCGCCCATTCCAGAACCAGGTGTTGGTTCTGGCAGCCGACACGGCACTGAAGCCGCTGCTCGCATCCGGCATCGAACCCCATTTCGTCTTAAGCGGCGATCCCGGTTATGAGAACTACCTCCATCTCAAGGACGCCGTTGCACGGGAGACCTATCTGGTCGCCGAAGCCACCGCGTACCCTGAAACCCTTGCATCGTTCAACGGCCGTACAATTCTCTGCAGGTTCGAAAATTCGTCGCTCCGGACTCTTTCCGAGCTTCTTGCCTCCAAGGGGACTCTGCGCGCCTGGGGTTCCGTTGCAACCATGTGCCTGGATTTCGCCCTGCTGTTGGGATGTGACCCTGTCATTTTTGTCGGTCAGGACCTCGCCTTCAGCGACGGGCGCACCTACTGTTCGGGCCTGCACTGGGAGGAACAGTGGTTCCATGAGGTCGGCAGCCCGGATGCATGGCAGCGCCGCTGGGCAGAACTCCGGGCCTCGAACAGAATCGTGGTAACGGAAGATCTCTTTGGTCGGCCGGTGGAAACCACCGACAAGCTCATGGCCTACTGGAACTGGATCGGTTCCGAGATCGAAAAACATCCGGAAGTCAATTTCATCAACGCCACTGAGGGAGGAATGCTCAGAGACAATCTGGCGGTCATGAGTCTTCATGAAGCCTTGCACCGGTGCGGCGATAAACAGCACGACTTGCGCGACCGGATCCGACGTGTGTTCTCCAAAGCGGCGAGCAGCGGCAGCATTAGGGGCACAGTCATTCTGGCAGCGCTGGAAAAGGAGTCTGGGCAGTTGGAGGCCGTCCTGGCAGAGGGAATTCAACTGTGCACTGCCGGGAATCCGGCCTTAGGGCAAGAGGATCTCGCCCGGTTGGAGCGGGTCAATGAATCGCTGCATACTTTGAGCCGGCTCGCACCGATCATCGACTCCTTCAACCAGCTTGGCAATACACAGTTCCTGAGACGACGCGCTGCGCTGGGAGTCCGATTGCACGGTCCCGCCGGCATCTCAGAGCTCCGGGGAGCCTATCTTGAGTACTTCCAGTCCGTCGCTCGAGCGCGTACCACGATCGATGATGCACTTCGCAAGCTGAATGAAGCCGTGAAGGGTTGCACAGGACGGGGAGCATTTTGA
- a CDS encoding flagellar assembly protein FliW has translation MMTESKALTVRTTNFGEIEVPVASIIGFDEGIPGFPQIHKFAILEFEHLKPFQYLQSLDDPPIALLVVNPFLLHPAYAFELGDADMCDLKTDKPEEVSVFAVATIPENPSEATLNLMAPILINQKNRCGKQVILLDSQYSVRHPLFGSSERHSAETV, from the coding sequence ATGATGACTGAATCGAAAGCTTTGACCGTTCGGACAACCAATTTCGGCGAAATTGAAGTTCCTGTCGCCAGCATCATCGGTTTTGACGAGGGCATTCCAGGATTTCCTCAGATCCACAAGTTTGCCATCCTGGAATTCGAGCATCTGAAACCTTTCCAATACCTGCAGTCTCTTGACGATCCTCCCATCGCTCTTTTGGTGGTAAATCCCTTCCTGCTCCACCCCGCCTACGCATTTGAGCTGGGGGACGCGGATATGTGCGATTTGAAAACGGACAAGCCTGAGGAGGTGTCGGTATTCGCGGTGGCTACCATACCTGAGAACCCTTCGGAGGCGACGCTGAACCTGATGGCTCCGATCCTGATCAACCAGAAGAATCGGTGCGGCAAGCAGGTGATTCTCCTGGACAGCCAATATTCCGTGCGCCACCCGCTCTTCGGCTCCTCGGAGCGCCACAGTGCGGAAACGGTGTAG
- a CDS encoding ATP-grasp domain-containing protein: protein MREINILITAASRRVPLIQGFVQALRRLGVRGNVVTSDMNALSPALYFSDRHYLVPLTTDKQYLPLIRSICFKERIHLLIPTIDDELPLFGAHAGSFLEMGVRVAVSGQETGTICNDKLRTVQFLAEKGIATPRTWLPHELDFGSLSYPLFLKPRQGRGSVGAHPINNEKELRFFSSYVADPVIQEYLPGREFTIDVLADFNGAIISAVPRERLVVRSGVTDRGQTWNHPALIDLGVRVAEALQIRGPANIQLKWYADRGTVFEVNPRFSGGINLTIAAGADFPAWLIEMRLGRRVRPALGKFTDSLLMTCYETALFLSSNVAAVGGMKQADAQVPPAGRGRTARSNVVAQGPWMEA from the coding sequence ATGCGCGAAATCAACATTCTAATCACCGCGGCCAGCCGGCGCGTACCGCTGATCCAGGGTTTCGTGCAGGCGTTGAGGCGACTGGGCGTACGCGGCAATGTGGTCACCTCAGACATGAATGCGCTCAGCCCCGCCCTCTATTTCAGCGATCGCCATTACCTCGTCCCGCTTACTACCGACAAACAGTATCTACCTCTCATCAGGTCGATCTGCTTCAAGGAACGGATCCACCTCCTCATCCCCACGATCGACGACGAGCTGCCGCTGTTCGGCGCTCATGCCGGCTCCTTTCTGGAGATGGGCGTACGCGTGGCGGTTTCAGGCCAAGAGACCGGAACCATCTGCAATGACAAGCTGCGGACGGTCCAGTTTCTGGCAGAGAAGGGCATCGCCACACCGCGCACATGGCTTCCCCACGAGCTGGACTTCGGGAGCCTCAGCTATCCGCTGTTTCTGAAGCCGCGGCAGGGCCGGGGCAGCGTAGGCGCCCACCCCATCAACAATGAAAAGGAACTGCGCTTCTTCTCGAGCTATGTGGCGGACCCGGTGATCCAGGAATACCTGCCCGGCCGCGAGTTCACGATCGACGTGCTGGCGGATTTCAATGGCGCCATCATCAGCGCCGTGCCCCGGGAGAGGCTGGTAGTTCGTTCCGGCGTAACCGACCGCGGGCAGACCTGGAATCACCCGGCGTTGATCGATCTGGGTGTTCGTGTGGCCGAGGCTCTGCAGATACGTGGCCCGGCCAACATACAACTCAAGTGGTACGCAGATCGGGGTACCGTCTTTGAAGTGAATCCGCGTTTCTCCGGAGGGATCAACCTCACCATTGCTGCCGGAGCCGACTTTCCCGCCTGGCTGATTGAAATGCGCCTCGGGCGCAGGGTGCGGCCTGCTTTGGGCAAGTTCACCGACAGCCTGTTGATGACCTGTTATGAAACCGCGCTCTTCCTCTCCTCTAACGTGGCGGCAGTGGGCGGCATGAAGCAGGCCGATGCGCAGGTTCCTCCTGCCGGTCGCGGCCGGACGGCGCGCAGCAACGTCGTCGCTCAAGGCCCGTGGATGGAAGCATAG
- a CDS encoding HAD hydrolase-like protein: MTTETATSLFFNGRSSRPGGPMLRALVFDLDDTLYCERDFLASGFRAVAEHLSATCGRPRDEIHQMMMATLAREGRRSVMPAVLARFPDSGFQVADLVSIYRSHTPQIRLFTGYDGLLKELRARYRLGIVTDGAPDVQKAKCAALGLEGAVDSIIYTWEYGLEKEKPHPFPFRLMLRCLQAPPDEALFIGDSLEKDCRGARGVGMKCVRVQQPPIIWGAESGEEADFVIESLLQLPLVLRQLEGPDEPA; encoded by the coding sequence ATGACAACGGAGACAGCTACGAGCCTGTTTTTCAATGGCCGATCGTCCAGGCCAGGGGGTCCGATGCTGCGGGCTCTTGTTTTCGACCTGGACGACACGCTCTATTGCGAGCGCGATTTCCTTGCCAGCGGTTTCCGTGCCGTGGCGGAACACCTGTCGGCAACCTGTGGCCGGCCTCGCGATGAAATCCATCAGATGATGATGGCCACGCTCGCTCGCGAGGGAAGGCGCAGCGTCATGCCGGCGGTGCTGGCACGTTTTCCGGACTCGGGATTTCAGGTGGCTGATCTGGTCAGCATCTACCGTTCGCATACTCCCCAGATCCGGTTGTTCACCGGGTATGACGGACTGCTGAAGGAGCTTCGCGCCCGCTATCGGCTTGGCATCGTGACCGACGGCGCTCCTGATGTGCAAAAAGCGAAGTGTGCGGCGCTCGGCCTGGAGGGGGCGGTGGACAGCATTATCTATACGTGGGAATACGGCCTGGAGAAAGAAAAGCCGCATCCGTTCCCCTTCCGTCTGATGTTGAGGTGCTTGCAGGCGCCCCCGGATGAGGCTCTTTTCATCGGGGACAGCCTCGAGAAGGATTGCAGGGGCGCGCGCGGCGTGGGGATGAAGTGCGTGCGCGTGCAGCAGCCACCTATCATATGGGGTGCCGAGAGCGGAGAGGAGGCGGACTTTGTCATCGAATCGCTGCTCCAACTCCCACTCGTGCTGAGACAGCTCGAGGGTCCAGATGAACCAGCATGA
- the csrA gene encoding carbon storage regulator CsrA yields MLVFTRKKGESLIIGNEIEVTILNIGSSSVKVGINAPRHISVHRQEVYEAIKRENVAASKSQLPPPDVLKKLLE; encoded by the coding sequence GTGCTAGTATTCACGCGGAAAAAGGGAGAAAGCCTGATCATCGGCAACGAAATCGAAGTCACTATCCTCAATATAGGAAGTAGCAGCGTCAAGGTAGGTATCAACGCGCCGCGCCACATTTCCGTGCACCGTCAGGAAGTCTACGAGGCAATCAAGCGGGAAAATGTGGCTGCGTCCAAATCTCAGCTCCCACCTCCTGACGTCCTCAAAAAGCTGCTTGAGTAG
- the fliD gene encoding flagellar filament capping protein FliD codes for MSSINLINGGLDVQGIVDNLITVASAPITRLQAQTKTYQDKITAYQTFNAKLLAFKTSVEDLLFKGEDVLLNIPSAFADRFSKSLFALRKATSSDDAVVTATAGKGVVTGNFTVTVSKLAKFNSFASNNFASDTTTNTATGTLVIQKGTDAAVTITVDATNNTLQGIKNAINNANAGVTASVLNDGSSTPYRLTITSNDSGSAGALTITNNLNQGAGSAVTLGETTPADDAAFQINGVNVTSSSNRVTNAVEGVTFDLKAESGTASITVERDIDSIVAGLKDFVAKYNDVVSNISSQSRYDATTKTSGILAGDFTVRQTQADLSSALSQSINFTGSSLSLLSQIGIKLGNDGTLSIDETKLRDKLSSNFRETAQLMLADATDAGGNTISMVPMLQGRLKSLTDSYDGPVFHATDAIQQNIRRINDQIDEMNARLDVQRELLIAQFSKADEALRQLSVLQTSLISQLNSLSGLA; via the coding sequence ATGTCATCCATTAATCTGATCAATGGCGGCCTCGACGTTCAAGGTATCGTCGACAACCTCATCACAGTAGCAAGCGCACCGATCACAAGGCTGCAGGCGCAGACCAAGACCTATCAGGACAAGATCACCGCCTACCAGACTTTCAATGCCAAGCTTCTCGCCTTTAAAACCAGCGTAGAGGATCTGCTTTTCAAAGGCGAGGACGTCTTGTTAAACATTCCTTCTGCTTTTGCAGATCGCTTCAGCAAGAGCCTCTTTGCTCTCAGGAAGGCGACTTCCTCCGACGATGCCGTCGTGACTGCGACCGCCGGCAAGGGCGTAGTGACGGGCAACTTTACCGTTACGGTCAGCAAGCTCGCTAAGTTCAATTCCTTCGCATCGAACAACTTCGCGTCCGACACCACCACGAACACTGCCACCGGGACCCTGGTCATTCAGAAAGGCACGGATGCGGCCGTCACGATCACGGTCGACGCGACGAACAACACGCTTCAGGGAATTAAAAACGCGATCAATAACGCCAACGCAGGAGTCACGGCCAGTGTCCTGAATGACGGGAGTAGCACACCGTACCGGCTCACGATCACCAGCAACGACTCAGGATCCGCGGGAGCCCTGACCATAACCAATAACCTTAACCAGGGGGCCGGGAGCGCTGTGACTCTCGGCGAGACGACGCCGGCTGACGACGCGGCATTCCAGATCAACGGCGTCAACGTCACCAGCAGCTCCAACAGAGTCACCAATGCCGTCGAGGGTGTGACCTTTGACCTCAAAGCCGAGTCGGGAACCGCCAGCATCACCGTTGAGCGTGACATCGATTCGATCGTGGCAGGCCTCAAGGACTTCGTCGCGAAATATAATGACGTCGTATCTAACATCTCATCGCAATCCCGATACGACGCGACCACAAAGACCTCCGGAATTCTTGCCGGAGATTTCACCGTGAGGCAAACCCAGGCCGACCTCAGCTCGGCACTGTCACAGAGCATAAACTTCACTGGTTCTTCGCTCAGCCTGCTCTCCCAGATCGGAATCAAGCTCGGCAACGACGGGACTCTGAGCATCGACGAGACAAAGCTTCGGGACAAGTTGTCGTCCAATTTCAGGGAGACCGCGCAGCTGATGCTGGCCGACGCCACGGATGCAGGCGGCAATACGATCAGCATGGTCCCCATGTTGCAGGGCCGGCTCAAAAGCCTCACCGATTCGTACGACGGTCCGGTCTTTCATGCCACGGACGCCATCCAGCAGAACATCCGACGGATCAACGACCAGATCGACGAAATGAACGCCCGGCTGGATGTGCAGCGGGAGCTCTTGATTGCCCAATTCTCCAAGGCCGACGAAGCCCTGAGGCAGCTGTCGGTGCTGCAAACATCACTGATCAGCCAGCTGAACTCGCTCAGCGGGCTGGCATAA
- a CDS encoding flagellin FliC, with protein MSFSILNNIAGLNAQNSLNLNNVSLNRTLLRLSTGKRINSGADDAAGLGIADSLRANVRALDQAIRNANDGISVAQIADGALQEITNLLTRGFSLAEEAATDTVDTAGRTALNSELTSIKSEITRIATQTNFNGVALFTSAGVSLNIFVGDIHNSSSIAVTVGAVSATSVGGQDLTSTALDTQAHAQSAMTDLKTALGGISTNRAGLGASMNRLQSAVAVLQSQSQNTTAAESTIRDANMAEEIANLTKYQILAQSGIAALSQANASSQSVLALFK; from the coding sequence ATGTCTTTCAGCATCCTTAATAACATCGCTGGGCTGAACGCTCAGAACTCTCTCAACCTCAACAACGTAAGCCTGAACCGGACATTGCTCCGCCTTTCCACGGGCAAGCGCATCAATTCCGGTGCGGACGATGCTGCCGGCCTGGGCATCGCGGACAGCCTGCGCGCGAATGTGCGCGCGCTGGATCAGGCGATCCGCAACGCCAATGACGGCATATCCGTCGCCCAGATCGCCGACGGCGCTCTGCAGGAAATTACCAACCTGTTGACCCGCGGCTTCTCGCTCGCGGAAGAAGCGGCTACCGATACGGTCGATACCGCAGGGAGAACCGCTCTCAACTCCGAGCTGACCTCGATCAAGAGTGAAATCACACGCATTGCAACCCAGACCAACTTCAATGGCGTGGCGCTCTTCACCTCTGCCGGTGTCAGCCTGAACATTTTCGTCGGCGACATTCACAACTCCAGCTCCATCGCGGTGACTGTCGGCGCCGTCAGTGCCACCAGCGTGGGTGGCCAGGATCTCACCAGCACTGCTCTCGATACCCAAGCTCATGCTCAGTCTGCCATGACTGATCTCAAGACCGCTCTGGGTGGCATTTCGACCAACCGGGCCGGCCTGGGTGCCTCCATGAACCGGCTGCAGTCCGCTGTGGCGGTGCTCCAGAGCCAGTCACAGAATACCACTGCGGCTGAATCCACCATTCGTGATGCCAACATGGCGGAGGAAATCGCCAATCTGACCAAGTATCAGATCCTCGCGCAGTCCGGCATCGCCGCCCTGTCACAGGCTAACGCAAGCAGCCAGTCTGTGTTGGCGCTGTTCAAATAG